One genomic segment of Streptomyces sp. NBC_00239 includes these proteins:
- the glyA gene encoding serine hydroxymethyltransferase codes for MTVRHPALAAADPALAALVGAEELLQAETLRLIPSENYVSAAVLEASGTVLQNKYSEGYPGRRYYEGQQNIDQVESLAVARAKAVFGVDHANVQPYSGSPANLAVYLAFAQPGDTVMGMALPMGGHLTHGWGVSATGSWFRGVQYGVRPDTGLIDFDEVRELALKERPKVIFCGGTALPRTIDFAAFAQIAEEAGAVLVADVAHIAGLIAGGAHPSPVPHVDVVSTTTHKTLRGPRGAMLMCREEHAKAIDKAVFPGLQGGPHNQTTAGIAVALHEASQDSFRTYAHAVVDNAKALAEALLERGFDLVSGGTDNHLILMDLTPKDVPGKVAAKALDRAGIVVNYNTVPYDTRKPFDPSGVRIGTPSLTSRGLGTADMAAVADWIDRGVTAAGTGDEAALAVIRAEVAELMAAHPAPGLPLA; via the coding sequence ATGACCGTGCGCCATCCCGCCCTTGCCGCCGCCGACCCCGCGCTCGCCGCGCTCGTCGGGGCCGAGGAGCTCCTGCAGGCCGAGACCCTGCGCCTGATCCCCAGCGAGAACTACGTGTCCGCGGCCGTGCTGGAAGCCTCCGGCACGGTGCTGCAGAACAAGTACAGCGAGGGCTACCCGGGCCGCCGCTACTACGAGGGCCAGCAGAACATCGACCAGGTCGAGTCGCTGGCCGTGGCGCGCGCCAAGGCCGTCTTCGGCGTCGACCACGCCAACGTCCAGCCGTACTCCGGCTCGCCCGCGAACCTGGCCGTCTACCTGGCCTTCGCGCAGCCCGGCGACACCGTGATGGGCATGGCCCTGCCGATGGGCGGCCACCTCACGCACGGCTGGGGCGTCTCCGCCACCGGCTCCTGGTTCCGCGGCGTCCAGTACGGCGTACGCCCCGACACCGGCCTGATCGACTTCGACGAGGTGCGCGAGCTCGCCCTCAAGGAGCGCCCCAAGGTGATCTTCTGCGGTGGCACGGCGCTGCCCCGGACGATCGACTTCGCGGCGTTCGCGCAGATCGCGGAGGAGGCGGGCGCGGTGCTCGTCGCCGACGTCGCGCACATCGCCGGCCTGATCGCGGGCGGCGCCCACCCCTCGCCCGTGCCGCACGTCGACGTCGTGTCGACCACCACCCACAAGACCCTGCGCGGCCCGCGCGGCGCCATGCTGATGTGCCGCGAGGAGCACGCGAAGGCCATCGACAAGGCGGTCTTCCCGGGCTTGCAGGGCGGTCCGCACAACCAGACCACCGCCGGTATCGCGGTGGCCCTGCACGAGGCCTCCCAGGACTCCTTCCGCACGTACGCGCACGCGGTGGTCGACAACGCGAAGGCGCTGGCCGAAGCGCTGCTGGAGCGGGGCTTCGACCTGGTCTCGGGCGGCACCGACAACCACCTGATCCTGATGGACCTCACCCCCAAGGACGTGCCGGGCAAGGTCGCCGCCAAGGCGCTGGACCGGGCGGGCATCGTGGTGAACTACAACACCGTCCCGTACGACACCCGCAAGCCCTTCGACCCGTCCGGCGTGCGCATCGGCACCCCGTCGCTGACCTCGCGCGGCCTGGGCACCGCCGACATGGCCGCGGTCGCCGACTGGATCGACCGCGGTGTCACGGCCGCCGGCACCGGCGACGAGGCGGCCCTCGCGGTGATCCGCGCCGAGGTGGCCGAGCTGATGGCCGCCCACCCGGCACCGGGCCTGCCGCTCGCCTGA
- the pdxR gene encoding MocR-like pyridoxine biosynthesis transcription factor PdxR — protein sequence MTDSWATFGADLHLELGTGGQAGERGGAAPHGVRGVRAGLVAALREAVRGGRLAAGTRLPSSRQLAADLGIARNTVADAYAELVAGGWLTARQGSGTRVAARPVTRPRAPERRGPAYSLMPGSPDLAGFPRRAWLAAARQALAEAPHEAFGYGDPRGRPELRTVLAEYLARARGVYADPGRVVTCAGFAHGLMLLGRVLRERGVRAVAVDPYGLDVHRDLLADAGLETVPLGAGELPGPGVGAVLATPAHRFPTGDALPARRRAELVRWAGATGGLLLEDDYDGEFRYDGQLVGALQGLDPDRVVYCGTASKSLAPGLRIGWLVLPPALADEVVAAKGGSDWTSSALEQLTLAQFIASGSYDRHVRGMRLRYRRRRDQLVAALAERAPRARVSGVAAGLHAVLELPAGTEPAVLREAADRGLVLEGLARYRHPAAALPPRDALVIGYATPPDSAWTPTLDVLCAALRAVVAA from the coding sequence ATGACGGATTCGTGGGCCACTTTCGGTGCTGACCTGCATCTGGAGCTCGGCACCGGTGGGCAAGCGGGTGAACGCGGCGGCGCCGCTCCGCACGGGGTGCGCGGCGTGCGCGCCGGGCTGGTGGCGGCGCTGCGGGAGGCCGTGCGCGGCGGCCGGCTCGCCGCGGGCACCCGGCTGCCGTCCTCGCGGCAGCTCGCCGCCGACCTCGGCATCGCCCGCAACACGGTCGCCGACGCCTACGCGGAACTCGTCGCGGGCGGCTGGCTGACGGCCCGTCAGGGCTCTGGCACCCGGGTCGCCGCCCGGCCGGTGACCCGGCCGCGGGCCCCCGAACGGCGCGGCCCGGCGTACAGCCTGATGCCCGGCTCCCCGGACCTGGCGGGCTTTCCGCGCCGGGCCTGGCTGGCGGCGGCCCGGCAGGCGCTGGCCGAGGCCCCCCACGAGGCGTTCGGGTACGGGGACCCGCGCGGCCGCCCCGAACTGCGGACGGTCCTCGCCGAGTACCTGGCGCGGGCCCGCGGGGTGTACGCGGATCCCGGCCGGGTCGTGACGTGCGCCGGGTTCGCGCACGGGCTGATGCTGCTGGGGCGGGTGCTGCGGGAGCGCGGCGTCCGGGCCGTGGCCGTCGACCCGTACGGACTGGACGTCCACCGCGACCTGCTCGCCGACGCCGGGCTGGAGACCGTACCGCTGGGTGCCGGGGAGCTGCCCGGCCCGGGGGTGGGCGCGGTGCTGGCGACCCCGGCGCACCGGTTCCCCACCGGGGACGCGCTGCCCGCCCGGCGGCGCGCCGAGCTGGTGCGGTGGGCGGGCGCGACCGGCGGGCTGCTCCTGGAGGACGACTACGACGGGGAGTTCCGCTACGACGGGCAGCTGGTCGGGGCGCTCCAGGGGCTGGACCCGGACCGGGTGGTCTACTGCGGCACCGCGAGCAAGTCGCTGGCGCCGGGCCTGCGGATCGGCTGGCTGGTGCTGCCGCCCGCGCTGGCCGACGAGGTCGTCGCGGCGAAGGGCGGCAGCGACTGGACGTCCAGCGCCCTGGAGCAGCTGACCCTGGCGCAGTTCATCGCCTCGGGCTCCTACGACCGGCACGTGCGCGGGATGCGGCTGCGCTACCGGCGGCGCCGCGACCAGCTGGTCGCGGCGCTCGCCGAACGGGCCCCGCGGGCCCGGGTGTCGGGCGTGGCGGCGGGCCTGCACGCGGTGCTGGAACTGCCCGCGGGCACCGAGCCGGCCGTCCTGCGGGAGGCCGCCGACCGCGGTCTGGTCCTGGAGGGCCTGGCCCGCTACCGGCACCCGGCCGCGGCGCTTCCGCCGCGCGACGCGCTGGTCATCGGTTACGCCACCCCGCCGGACAGCGCCTGGACCCCGACGCTGGACGTGCTGTGCGCGGCCCTGCGGGCGGTGGTGGCGGCCTGA
- a CDS encoding SCO4848 family membrane protein, producing the protein MKLSRAASWFLLAFGAFSWFIWVSFVRNLWKDGSGLAFDDAGDPTAYFWVHLTLAVTSFLLGTVVGLIGLRSVRTLRRESRVAA; encoded by the coding sequence ATGAAACTGAGCCGCGCCGCCTCCTGGTTCCTGCTCGCCTTCGGGGCGTTCAGCTGGTTCATCTGGGTGTCCTTCGTCCGGAACCTGTGGAAGGACGGCAGCGGGCTGGCCTTCGACGATGCGGGCGACCCGACGGCCTATTTCTGGGTGCACCTCACCCTGGCGGTCACGTCCTTTCTCCTGGGGACGGTCGTCGGGCTGATCGGGTTGCGTTCGGTGCGGACCCTGCGGCGCGAATCACGTGTCGCGGCATGA
- the trpS gene encoding tryptophan--tRNA ligase, translating to MAFDRPRALSGIQPTSGSFHLGNYLGAIRQYVALQESHDAFYMVVDLHAITMPQEPAALRANTRLSTAQLLAAGLDPERCTLFVQSHVPEHAQLGWVMNCITGFGEASRMTQFKDKSAKSGANNATVGLFTYPILQVADILLYQADAVPVGEDQRQHIELTRDLAERFNQRFGQTFTIPAPHIVKEVAKIYDLQDPAIKMSKSASTPKGLINLLDEPKVTEKKIKSAVTDTEAEIRFDTEKKPGVSNLLTIYSTLTGTAIPVLEEKYVGKGYGALKTDLAEVMVEFVTPFKQRTQEYLDDPAELDSVLAKGAAKARAVASETLAQAYDRLGFLPPKG from the coding sequence ATGGCCTTCGACCGTCCTCGCGCGCTCTCCGGTATCCAGCCGACCTCCGGTTCGTTCCACCTCGGGAACTACCTCGGAGCCATTCGGCAGTACGTCGCCCTGCAGGAGTCCCACGACGCCTTCTACATGGTGGTCGACCTGCACGCGATCACCATGCCGCAGGAGCCCGCCGCGCTCCGCGCGAACACCCGGCTCTCCACCGCGCAGCTGCTCGCGGCCGGCCTCGACCCCGAGCGCTGCACCCTCTTCGTGCAGAGCCACGTGCCCGAGCACGCGCAGCTCGGCTGGGTCATGAACTGCATCACCGGCTTCGGCGAGGCCAGCCGGATGACCCAGTTCAAGGACAAGTCCGCGAAGTCCGGCGCCAACAACGCGACCGTCGGCCTCTTCACGTACCCGATCCTCCAGGTCGCCGACATCCTCCTGTACCAGGCCGACGCCGTCCCGGTCGGCGAGGACCAGCGCCAGCACATCGAGCTGACCCGCGACCTGGCCGAGCGCTTCAACCAGCGCTTCGGGCAGACCTTCACCATCCCGGCGCCGCACATCGTCAAGGAGGTCGCGAAGATCTACGACCTCCAGGACCCGGCGATCAAGATGTCGAAGTCGGCGTCCACCCCCAAGGGCCTGATCAACCTCCTCGACGAGCCCAAGGTCACCGAGAAGAAGATCAAGAGCGCGGTCACCGACACCGAGGCCGAGATCCGCTTCGACACCGAGAAGAAGCCCGGCGTCAGCAACCTGCTCACCATCTACTCCACGCTGACCGGCACTGCGATCCCGGTCCTGGAGGAGAAGTACGTCGGCAAGGGCTACGGCGCGCTGAAGACCGACCTCGCCGAGGTGATGGTCGAGTTCGTCACACCCTTCAAGCAGCGCACCCAGGAGTACCTGGACGACCCGGCGGAGCTGGATTCCGTACTGGCCAAGGGTGCGGCGAAGGCCCGCGCGGTCGCCTCCGAGACCCTCGCACAGGCCTACGACCGGCTCGGTTTCCTGCCGCCGAAGGGCTGA
- a CDS encoding malate dehydrogenase, translated as MTRTPVNVTVTGAAGQIGYALLFRIASGHLLGADVPVNLRLLEIPQGLKAAEGTAMELDDCAFPLLRGIEITDDANKAFDGANVALLVGARPRTKGMERGDLLSANGGIFKPQGKAINDNAADDIRVLVVGNPANTNALIAQAAAPDVPAERFTAMTRLDHNRAISQLAARTGAAVTDIKRLTIWGNHSATQYPDIFHAEIAGKNAAEVVNDEQWLADTFIPTVAKRGAAIIEARGASSAASAANAAIDHVHTWVNGTAAGDWTSMGIPSDGSYGVPEGIISSFPVTCTDGTYEIVQGLDINEFSRTRIDASVQELVEERDAVRALGLI; from the coding sequence ATGACCCGCACTCCTGTGAATGTCACCGTCACCGGCGCCGCCGGCCAGATCGGCTACGCGCTGCTCTTCCGCATCGCCTCCGGTCACCTGCTCGGCGCGGACGTGCCGGTCAACCTGCGCCTCCTGGAGATCCCGCAGGGCCTGAAGGCCGCCGAGGGCACCGCGATGGAGCTCGACGACTGCGCGTTCCCGCTGCTCCGCGGCATCGAGATCACCGACGACGCCAACAAGGCGTTCGACGGTGCGAACGTCGCGCTGCTCGTGGGCGCCCGCCCGCGCACCAAGGGCATGGAGCGCGGTGACCTGCTCTCCGCCAACGGCGGCATCTTCAAGCCGCAGGGCAAGGCCATCAACGACAACGCCGCGGACGACATCCGCGTGCTCGTCGTCGGCAACCCGGCGAACACCAACGCCCTCATCGCCCAGGCCGCCGCGCCGGACGTCCCGGCCGAGCGCTTCACCGCGATGACCCGCCTGGACCACAACCGCGCGATCTCGCAGCTGGCCGCCCGTACCGGTGCCGCCGTCACCGACATCAAGCGCCTGACGATCTGGGGCAACCACTCGGCCACCCAGTACCCGGACATCTTCCACGCGGAGATCGCCGGCAAGAACGCCGCCGAGGTCGTCAACGACGAGCAGTGGCTGGCCGACACGTTCATCCCGACCGTCGCCAAGCGCGGTGCGGCGATCATCGAGGCCCGTGGCGCGTCCTCCGCGGCCTCGGCCGCGAACGCCGCCATCGACCACGTGCACACCTGGGTCAACGGCACCGCCGCGGGCGACTGGACCTCGATGGGCATCCCGTCGGACGGCTCCTACGGCGTCCCCGAGGGCATCATCTCGTCCTTCCCCGTCACCTGCACCGACGGCACGTACGAGATCGTCCAGGGCCTGGACATCAACGAGTTCTCGCGCACCCGCATCGACGCCTCCGTCCAGGAGCTCGTCGAGGAGCGCGACGCGGTCCGCGCGCTCGGCCTGATCTGA
- a CDS encoding D-alanyl-D-alanine carboxypeptidase family protein — translation MSAKKTALTVVTAALLLPALTAGPVHAAPTPPPDGKGSVKKGAVKEPAPPASMSTVGGVRLGQPGTQVNLGPGAPALPASLTGRSWIVADAESGEVLASHNAHWRLPPASTMKMLFADTVLPSLPKDQVHKVTETELQGVGAGSSLVGVKEDQEYSVHDLWLGVFLMSGNDAVHVLSAMNGGVQKTVADMQAHAEELQALDTHVVSPDGYDSPGQVSSAYDLSLIARSGMQKKDFREYCATGSAQFPGAAKPGEKRPTFGIQNTNRLLTGAHGMTPYKGIAGVKNGTTTMAGSTFTGVAQRGDRKLLVTVMNPSAAGGNSVYEETADLFDWGFAAAGKVKPVGELVPPKSADTTSHGSPAQSHEKTEVPAAAEEESGGGFGTALAVTGGALAVLSGGVFAVNRRWPRRPRSRRATGRD, via the coding sequence GTGTCTGCCAAGAAGACCGCGCTGACGGTCGTTACCGCCGCGCTGCTGCTGCCCGCCCTGACCGCAGGGCCGGTGCACGCCGCGCCGACCCCGCCCCCGGACGGAAAGGGCTCCGTCAAGAAGGGGGCGGTCAAGGAGCCCGCACCGCCCGCCTCGATGTCCACGGTCGGCGGCGTCCGGCTCGGGCAGCCGGGCACCCAGGTGAACCTCGGTCCGGGCGCCCCCGCGCTGCCGGCCTCGCTGACCGGGCGTTCCTGGATCGTGGCGGACGCCGAGTCGGGCGAGGTGCTCGCCTCGCACAACGCGCACTGGCGGCTGCCCCCGGCGTCCACGATGAAGATGCTGTTCGCGGACACCGTCCTGCCGAGCCTGCCCAAGGACCAGGTGCACAAGGTCACCGAAACGGAGCTCCAGGGCGTCGGCGCGGGCAGCAGCCTGGTCGGGGTGAAGGAGGACCAGGAGTACTCCGTCCACGACCTGTGGCTCGGGGTCTTCCTGATGTCCGGCAACGACGCCGTGCACGTGCTGTCCGCGATGAACGGCGGCGTGCAGAAGACCGTCGCCGACATGCAGGCTCACGCCGAGGAGCTCCAGGCCCTCGACACGCACGTGGTGTCGCCGGACGGCTACGACTCCCCCGGGCAGGTGAGCAGCGCGTACGACCTGTCGCTGATCGCCCGCTCCGGCATGCAGAAGAAGGACTTCCGGGAGTACTGCGCGACGGGTTCGGCGCAGTTCCCGGGCGCGGCCAAGCCGGGTGAGAAGCGGCCGACGTTCGGCATCCAGAACACCAACCGGCTGCTGACCGGCGCGCACGGCATGACCCCGTACAAGGGCATCGCCGGCGTGAAGAACGGCACCACGACGATGGCCGGTTCCACCTTCACGGGGGTCGCGCAGCGCGGCGACCGCAAGCTGCTCGTCACCGTCATGAACCCGAGCGCGGCAGGCGGCAACAGCGTCTACGAGGAGACCGCGGACCTGTTCGACTGGGGCTTCGCGGCCGCCGGGAAGGTCAAGCCGGTCGGCGAGCTGGTGCCGCCGAAGAGCGCCGACACCACCTCGCACGGCTCGCCCGCGCAGTCGCACGAGAAGACCGAGGTCCCGGCCGCGGCCGAAGAGGAGAGCGGCGGCGGCTTCGGCACCGCGCTCGCCGTCACCGGCGGGGCGCTGGCCGTGCTGTCGGGCGGGGTCTTCGCGGTCAACCGGCGCTGGCCGAGGCGGCCCCGGAGCCGCCGGGCGACGGGCCGCGACTGA
- a CDS encoding 2'-5' RNA ligase family protein: MGTVTLGVSIAVPEPYGSLLQERRAGFGDAAAYGIPTHVTLVPPTEVDEARLPGIRAHLAEVAAAGRPFPMRLAGTGTFRPLSPVVFVQVVEGAAACTRLQSLVRAEDGPLQRELLFPYHPHVTVAHGISEEAMDRAYAELADFEAGWTSEGFALYEQGADGIWRKLRDYPFGTGPAGVPAQCASHRDEPTTLQA, translated from the coding sequence GTGGGGACCGTAACGCTCGGCGTTTCGATCGCGGTCCCGGAGCCGTACGGCAGCCTGCTCCAGGAGCGGCGGGCCGGCTTCGGGGACGCCGCCGCGTACGGCATTCCCACGCACGTGACGCTCGTGCCGCCCACCGAGGTGGACGAGGCCCGGCTCCCGGGGATCCGCGCGCACCTCGCCGAGGTCGCGGCGGCCGGCCGGCCGTTCCCGATGCGCCTGGCCGGCACGGGTACCTTCCGCCCGCTGTCGCCGGTGGTCTTCGTCCAGGTCGTCGAGGGTGCGGCCGCCTGCACCCGGCTGCAGAGCCTGGTGCGGGCCGAGGACGGCCCCCTCCAGCGCGAGCTGCTCTTCCCGTACCACCCGCACGTCACCGTCGCCCACGGCATCTCCGAGGAGGCGATGGACCGGGCGTACGCCGAGCTGGCGGACTTCGAGGCGGGCTGGACCTCCGAGGGCTTCGCGCTGTATGAGCAGGGGGCGGACGGGATCTGGCGCAAGCTGCGCGACTACCCTTTCGGGACCGGCCCCGCGGGCGTCCCGGCGCAGTGCGCCTCCCACCGTGACGAGCCGACGACGCTCCAGGCCTGA
- a CDS encoding DUF3017 domain-containing protein, whose protein sequence is MLAERADGAEDSGARAGDGGPGSSGGPEGPEGSEGPGDGSRDDVQRPASRRFPSVTRDTARPEGGGRAAPGDAPAPARQWPMLTVLGATAVGLLLTAFDQFRVGCLIIGVALIVASVMRRMLPSVGMLAVRSRFTDMVTYGLLGVAITLLALVVEPEPWLEVPFLEDAVRFTVR, encoded by the coding sequence GTGCTGGCTGAGCGCGCCGACGGCGCCGAGGACAGCGGGGCCAGGGCCGGCGACGGCGGCCCCGGATCCTCCGGCGGCCCCGAGGGCCCCGAGGGCTCCGAGGGCCCCGGGGACGGCTCCCGGGACGACGTGCAGCGGCCCGCCTCGCGCCGCTTCCCGTCGGTCACGCGCGACACCGCGCGCCCCGAGGGCGGCGGCCGCGCCGCGCCCGGCGACGCGCCGGCCCCGGCCCGTCAGTGGCCCATGCTCACGGTGCTCGGCGCCACCGCCGTCGGTCTTCTCCTCACGGCCTTCGACCAGTTCCGGGTCGGCTGCCTGATCATCGGCGTGGCCCTGATCGTGGCGTCCGTGATGCGCCGGATGCTGCCCTCGGTCGGCATGCTGGCCGTCCGGTCCCGCTTCACGGACATGGTCACGTACGGGCTGCTCGGGGTGGCGATCACGCTGCTGGCGCTGGTGGTGGAGCCCGAGCCGTGGCTGGAGGTCCCGTTCCTGGAGGACGCGGTCCGCTTCACCGTCCGCTGA
- the rocD gene encoding ornithine--oxo-acid transaminase, which produces MSTTTDAIRSAEAHSAHNYHPLPLVVATAEGAWMTDVEGRRYLDMLAGYSALNFGHGNRRLIEAAKAQLERVTLTSRAFHHDRFAEFCEQLAALCGKEMVLPMNTGAEAVETAVKTARKWGYEVKGVPDGHAKIVVAADNFHGRTTTIVSFSTDHDARDHFGPYTPGFEIVPYGDLTAMAAAVTENTVAVLLEPIQGEAGVLVPPAGYLAGVRELTRQRNVLLMADEIQSGLGRTGRTFACEHEGVVPDVYVLGKALGGGIVPVSAVVADRDVLGVFRPGEHGSTFGGNPLACAVALEVIAMLRGGEYQQRAAELGDHLHRELGLLVGGGVTAVRGRGLWAGVDIAPEHGTGREVSEKLMELGVLVKDTHGATIRLAPPLVIGKEDLDWGLEQLRSLFPNP; this is translated from the coding sequence GTGTCGACCACCACAGACGCCATCCGCTCCGCCGAGGCGCACAGCGCGCACAACTACCACCCGCTCCCGCTCGTGGTCGCCACGGCCGAGGGCGCGTGGATGACCGACGTCGAAGGCCGCAGATACCTCGACATGCTGGCCGGCTACTCGGCGCTCAACTTCGGCCACGGCAACCGGCGGCTGATCGAGGCGGCGAAGGCCCAGCTGGAACGGGTCACGCTGACCTCGCGCGCCTTCCACCACGACCGGTTCGCCGAATTCTGCGAGCAGCTCGCCGCGTTGTGCGGCAAGGAGATGGTGCTGCCCATGAACACCGGGGCCGAGGCCGTGGAGACGGCCGTCAAGACGGCCCGCAAGTGGGGCTACGAGGTGAAGGGCGTCCCCGACGGACACGCGAAGATCGTGGTCGCGGCGGACAACTTCCACGGCCGCACCACCACGATCGTGTCGTTCTCCACGGACCACGACGCCCGCGACCACTTCGGCCCGTACACCCCGGGCTTCGAGATCGTCCCGTACGGGGACCTCACCGCGATGGCGGCGGCGGTCACCGAGAACACGGTCGCGGTGCTCCTGGAGCCGATCCAGGGCGAGGCCGGGGTGCTGGTGCCGCCGGCCGGGTACCTCGCCGGCGTGCGGGAGCTGACCCGGCAGCGGAACGTGCTGCTCATGGCCGACGAGATCCAGTCGGGGCTGGGCCGTACGGGCCGCACCTTCGCGTGTGAGCACGAGGGCGTCGTCCCGGACGTGTACGTCCTCGGCAAGGCGCTCGGCGGCGGCATCGTGCCGGTGTCCGCGGTGGTCGCGGACCGCGACGTGCTGGGGGTCTTCCGGCCGGGCGAGCACGGCTCCACCTTCGGCGGCAACCCGCTGGCCTGCGCGGTCGCGCTGGAGGTCATCGCGATGCTGCGCGGCGGCGAGTACCAGCAGCGCGCCGCCGAACTCGGCGACCACCTGCACCGGGAGCTGGGGCTGCTCGTCGGCGGCGGGGTGACCGCGGTGCGCGGGCGGGGGCTGTGGGCGGGTGTGGACATCGCGCCGGAGCACGGGACGGGCCGGGAGGTCTCGGAGAAGCTGATGGAACTCGGGGTGCTGGTGAAGGACACGCACGGGGCCACGATTCGGCTTGCGCCGCCGCTGGTCATCGGCAAGGAGGACCTCGACTGGGGTCTCGAACAACTCCGCTCCCTCTTCCCCAACCCCTGA
- a CDS encoding carboxymuconolactone decarboxylase family protein — MTTTKDEKTTPVYATEEPRRLDWSRHAPGVFRAMIALDAAATKHLDPALAELVKIRASQLNHCAYCLDMHTTDALAEGESVQRIVQLSAWEESRHFYTEKELAALELTEAVTVLTDGFVPDEVFARAAAQFDETELSHLLGLIATINAWNRFGVACRLTPGHYTAGMFKN; from the coding sequence ATGACGACCACGAAGGACGAGAAGACCACGCCGGTGTACGCCACCGAGGAGCCGCGGCGACTGGACTGGAGCAGGCACGCCCCCGGCGTCTTCCGGGCGATGATCGCCCTGGACGCGGCGGCGACCAAGCACCTCGACCCGGCCCTCGCCGAGCTGGTGAAGATCCGCGCCTCGCAGCTCAACCACTGCGCCTACTGCCTCGACATGCACACCACGGACGCGCTGGCGGAGGGCGAGAGCGTCCAGCGCATCGTGCAGCTCTCGGCCTGGGAGGAGTCCCGGCACTTCTACACCGAGAAGGAGCTGGCGGCCCTCGAACTGACCGAGGCCGTCACCGTCCTCACGGACGGCTTCGTGCCGGACGAGGTCTTCGCACGGGCCGCCGCCCAGTTCGACGAGACCGAGCTGTCCCACCTGCTCGGCCTGATCGCCACCATCAACGCGTGGAACCGCTTCGGCGTGGCCTGCCGCCTGACGCCCGGCCACTACACGGCCGGCATGTTCAAGAACTGA
- a CDS encoding YihY/virulence factor BrkB family protein, with translation MDWLKKLPVIGPWLARLMRTHAWRSYETLDRVHWSRLAAAITFISFLSLFPLITVAAAVGAALLTPEQLDKMEARLAEQVPGISDQLNISALVDNAGTIGLVAGAVLLVTGIGWVSSMRDCLRAVWERDDEQDGNPIVRKLKDAGVLLGLGGAALASALASVAGASAVGKSADWLGIPREGAGGVLLRVAAFGVGVLAAFLLLLYLLTLLPGVEPPRRRLVVAALIGAAGFELLKLLLSGYFREVAAKSMYGAFGVPVALLLWINFTAKLLLFCAAWTATGPASEETETGPGEDGSRDGDGADDGAGKTGGGDDGRGDDGRGGATDAGGVSRGPSPGGSGAASASAG, from the coding sequence ATGGACTGGCTGAAGAAACTCCCCGTGATCGGGCCGTGGCTCGCCCGCCTCATGCGGACCCACGCGTGGCGCTCGTACGAGACGCTCGACCGGGTCCACTGGAGTCGGCTCGCCGCGGCCATCACCTTCATCAGCTTCCTGTCGTTGTTCCCGCTGATCACCGTGGCCGCCGCGGTCGGCGCGGCGCTGCTCACCCCGGAGCAGCTCGACAAGATGGAAGCCAGGCTCGCCGAGCAGGTCCCCGGCATCTCCGACCAGCTGAACATCTCCGCCCTCGTCGACAACGCCGGCACCATCGGACTGGTCGCCGGCGCGGTCCTTCTGGTCACCGGCATCGGCTGGGTCTCCTCGATGCGCGACTGCCTGCGCGCGGTGTGGGAGCGCGACGACGAGCAGGACGGCAACCCCATCGTCCGCAAACTCAAGGACGCCGGCGTGCTGCTCGGCCTCGGCGGCGCCGCGCTGGCCTCGGCACTCGCCTCCGTCGCGGGGGCGAGCGCGGTCGGCAAGAGCGCCGACTGGCTGGGCATCCCCCGGGAGGGGGCCGGCGGCGTGCTGCTGCGGGTCGCGGCCTTCGGCGTGGGCGTGCTCGCCGCCTTCCTGCTCCTGCTGTACCTGCTGACCCTGCTGCCCGGCGTCGAGCCGCCGCGGCGCCGGCTGGTGGTGGCGGCCCTGATCGGCGCGGCCGGTTTTGAACTGCTGAAGCTGCTGCTCAGCGGCTACTTCCGGGAGGTCGCCGCCAAGAGCATGTACGGGGCGTTCGGCGTGCCCGTCGCCCTGCTGCTGTGGATCAACTTCACCGCGAAGCTGCTGCTGTTCTGCGCCGCGTGGACGGCGACGGGCCCCGCCTCCGAGGAGACGGAGACGGGGCCCGGGGAGGACGGATCCCGCGATGGCGATGGCGCCGACGACGGCGCCGGGAAGACCGGGGGCGGGGACGACGGGCGCGGGGACGACGGGCGCGGAGGCGCCACGGACGCCGGAGGCGTCAGTCGCGGCCCGTCGCCCGGCGGCTCCGGGGCCGCCTCGGCCAGCGCCGGTTGA